A single region of the Sphingobium sp. EP60837 genome encodes:
- a CDS encoding hydrolase, giving the protein MNGLSSSECELMERASAAPMLNQVQEWAAVNSGSRNLAGLATVAGLLTDAFSILPGETRLIDPDEVETISPAGHLERSHPGRHLLISVRPDVPFRLLLTGHMDTVFAADHAFQTVQWADTDTLNGPGVADMKGGLAVMLAALRALEGSADFTKIGYDVVINSDEELGSGSSARLLRDTARGKVAALTYEPALPDGTLAGARAGSGNFSIIVTGHSAHAGRNPEEGRNALLAAADLALRLKAGSGSGLTCNPARIDGGGPNNVVPDKAILRVNFRPRTADAEEAAQQLIRRSIADVSQEHDVSMSVHGGFGRPPKPMDGKAMSLFKLVKQCGADLGLQIEWRDTGGVCDGNNIAACGVPVVDTMGVRGGAIHSDGEYLIVESLAERAQLSALTLLRIAQGRL; this is encoded by the coding sequence ATGAACGGCCTATCGTCGTCCGAATGCGAGCTAATGGAACGCGCCTCGGCTGCGCCGATGCTTAACCAGGTGCAGGAATGGGCTGCGGTCAATAGTGGATCGCGCAATCTGGCGGGATTAGCGACCGTCGCCGGTCTGCTGACGGATGCCTTCTCGATTTTGCCGGGGGAAACCCGGTTGATCGACCCAGATGAGGTCGAAACGATCAGCCCGGCTGGTCACTTGGAGCGTTCGCACCCCGGGCGGCATCTGCTGATTTCGGTACGACCGGATGTACCCTTCCGGCTGCTTCTTACGGGCCACATGGATACGGTGTTCGCAGCCGATCACGCTTTTCAGACGGTTCAATGGGCTGATACGGATACGCTTAATGGCCCCGGCGTCGCGGACATGAAGGGTGGTCTCGCCGTCATGCTGGCGGCATTACGGGCGCTGGAAGGTTCTGCAGATTTCACGAAAATCGGCTATGACGTCGTCATCAACAGTGACGAGGAATTGGGCAGCGGCTCTTCAGCAAGGCTCCTCCGCGACACAGCGCGCGGCAAGGTTGCCGCCCTTACTTATGAGCCTGCGCTTCCCGATGGCACATTGGCTGGAGCGCGGGCGGGCAGCGGCAATTTCTCTATAATAGTCACAGGCCACAGCGCTCATGCAGGGCGCAATCCTGAGGAAGGCCGCAACGCGTTGCTAGCCGCGGCAGATCTCGCCTTGCGCTTGAAAGCGGGCAGCGGCTCCGGCCTCACTTGCAATCCGGCGCGGATAGACGGCGGCGGACCTAATAATGTCGTTCCCGACAAGGCCATCCTGCGCGTCAACTTCCGCCCGCGAACAGCGGACGCTGAAGAGGCGGCGCAGCAGCTTATCAGACGCTCTATCGCCGATGTGTCCCAAGAACATGACGTGAGCATGAGCGTACATGGCGGCTTCGGCCGGCCACCCAAACCAATGGACGGTAAGGCGATGAGCCTCTTCAAGCTCGTCAAGCAATGTGGCGCCGACCTTGGCTTGCAAATCGAATGGCGCGATACTGGGGGCGTATGCGATGGAAACAATATCGCTGCGTGCGGTGTACCGGTCGTAGATACGATGGGAGTGCGCGGCGGCGCTATTCACAGCGACGGCGAATATCTGATCGTCGAAAGCTTGGCCGAACGGGCACAGCTTTCTGCGCTGACCCTGCTGCGTATCGCACAGGGCAGATTGTAG
- a CDS encoding N-succinylarginine dihydrolase: MTVREINFDGLIGPSHNYAGLSLGNLASTRNAKAVSHPRAAALQGIEKMRANLQLGLSQGIFLPQWRPDGRWLDSLGTNISDAEPAIRAAALSASSMWAANAATVSPAADTDDGRTHLTAANLVTMPHRSHEWPQTLAQLRIAFSDRQAFAVHPPIPAPFGDEGAANHMRLCERHAERGVEIFVYGQSGGPYPSRQHIEASKAVARLHRLDPARTIFAMQSPDAIAAGAFHNDVVAVANEHVLFAHERAFADKERLYADLRSLLPAAQIIEVPDHAISLADAIQSYLFNAQLVTLPDGGMALILPTEAKSVGNVWTWLEQMVAGNGPIRQLVPVDVRQSMANGGGPACLRLRVVADPANVDPRFLVHEGKLDEIAAIVARYWPEEIAPDELADTRLIAQIEQSWLMLVDHLQLSGDLIP, translated from the coding sequence ATGACGGTTCGCGAAATCAACTTCGACGGTCTGATCGGCCCCAGCCATAATTATGCCGGACTGAGCCTTGGCAACCTAGCATCGACCCGCAATGCAAAAGCCGTATCACATCCCCGTGCGGCCGCCCTGCAGGGCATCGAAAAAATGCGCGCGAACCTGCAGCTTGGCTTATCTCAAGGTATATTTCTACCGCAGTGGAGGCCCGATGGCCGATGGCTGGACTCTCTCGGCACGAACATCAGCGACGCGGAACCGGCTATCCGGGCGGCAGCATTATCTGCATCCTCGATGTGGGCGGCCAACGCCGCGACGGTTTCACCCGCTGCCGACACGGACGATGGCCGCACGCATTTGACCGCCGCCAACCTTGTCACCATGCCCCACCGCAGCCACGAGTGGCCGCAGACTCTGGCACAACTGCGGATAGCCTTTTCCGATCGGCAGGCTTTTGCCGTTCATCCCCCCATTCCTGCCCCTTTTGGCGATGAGGGCGCCGCTAACCACATGCGGTTATGCGAACGCCACGCGGAGCGCGGTGTTGAGATATTTGTCTATGGACAATCCGGCGGGCCATATCCGTCGCGTCAGCATATCGAAGCGAGCAAGGCAGTGGCGAGGCTACACCGGCTCGATCCGGCCCGCACGATTTTTGCGATGCAGTCGCCAGACGCAATTGCAGCGGGCGCTTTCCACAATGACGTGGTCGCTGTCGCCAATGAACATGTGCTTTTCGCACATGAACGGGCCTTTGCCGACAAGGAACGTCTCTATGCTGATTTACGAAGCCTGCTGCCAGCTGCTCAGATTATCGAAGTGCCCGACCATGCGATAAGTCTTGCTGACGCTATTCAAAGCTACCTTTTCAACGCCCAACTGGTCACACTGCCCGATGGAGGCATGGCACTGATCCTGCCGACGGAGGCGAAGAGTGTTGGAAATGTTTGGACGTGGCTGGAGCAGATGGTCGCTGGCAATGGTCCGATCCGGCAGTTGGTCCCCGTCGATGTGCGGCAATCAATGGCGAATGGCGGCGGCCCTGCCTGCCTGAGACTGCGGGTGGTAGCGGACCCCGCCAATGTCGATCCGCGCTTTCTGGTGCACGAAGGGAAGCTTGACGAAATCGCGGCTATTGTCGCGCGCTACTGGCCGGAAGAGATCGCTCCGGATGAGCTGGCGGACACACGCCTCATTGCCCAGATCGAACAATCGTGGTTAATGCTTGTTGACCATTTGCAGCTTTCGGGCGACTTAATTCCCTAG
- a CDS encoding HlyD family type I secretion periplasmic adaptor subunit has protein sequence MTDIDDRADPDMRTGIIVAVLFFVLLLGWATFARLDAAAYAPAKLTVAGQRQTVQHRDGGVVGAIFVKEGQHVTQGQPLMELAAAEVRAQARMYGAQLIELKAQRARLIAEQLGTGTINWPAEFAGFTGQDKADAQEAMTLQMQQFQARAAVLSAQTGALREQANQVRQTSRGYRSQLDASAEQARLINDELESLRGVAEKGFVSKSRIRALERARADLMGQSGQYSASIARSAAEGGENRLKSLEAVKAYKERAASELRDVEFSLNEIFPKYRAAKDQLARLQIRAPATGTVVGLNVFTVGGVIGAGQKLMDVVPDRAGLVIEARIAPDDIDDLRTGQNAQIRFASLHERDLPIMTGQVTRLSADSFQDEKTGLSYYTAEITVLPKELEAIRKVRGRDFALRAGMPVQALIPLRKRTALQYVFEPLTQLLWLSFREH, from the coding sequence ATGACGGACATTGATGACCGGGCCGATCCCGACATGCGCACTGGCATCATCGTCGCCGTGCTTTTTTTCGTTCTGCTGCTCGGTTGGGCAACATTTGCCCGCCTCGACGCCGCCGCATATGCTCCAGCCAAGCTCACGGTGGCTGGTCAGCGGCAGACGGTGCAGCACCGGGACGGCGGCGTCGTCGGTGCAATCTTCGTGAAGGAAGGACAGCATGTCACGCAGGGACAGCCTCTCATGGAGCTGGCCGCCGCCGAGGTGCGAGCACAGGCGCGCATGTATGGCGCTCAATTGATTGAACTCAAGGCGCAGCGGGCGCGGTTGATCGCCGAGCAGCTGGGAACCGGGACAATTAACTGGCCAGCGGAATTCGCTGGTTTCACCGGACAAGACAAGGCCGACGCGCAGGAGGCCATGACGCTTCAAATGCAACAGTTTCAAGCCCGCGCGGCAGTCCTGTCAGCACAGACAGGGGCACTGCGTGAACAGGCAAATCAGGTCCGGCAAACCTCACGCGGCTATCGTTCACAACTGGACGCGTCAGCCGAGCAGGCGCGGCTCATTAATGACGAACTGGAAAGTCTGCGCGGCGTTGCCGAGAAAGGTTTCGTCTCGAAATCGCGCATACGGGCCTTGGAAAGGGCGCGCGCAGATCTGATGGGGCAGTCCGGCCAATACTCGGCAAGCATCGCCCGGTCCGCGGCGGAGGGGGGTGAAAACCGCCTGAAGTCGCTCGAGGCGGTCAAGGCCTATAAGGAACGGGCCGCATCGGAACTGCGGGATGTGGAATTTTCTCTGAACGAAATTTTTCCAAAATATCGGGCGGCCAAGGACCAGCTTGCCCGCCTTCAGATTAGGGCGCCTGCAACCGGGACGGTGGTGGGTCTGAATGTCTTCACAGTGGGCGGGGTGATCGGCGCCGGACAAAAGCTGATGGACGTGGTCCCCGATCGCGCCGGGCTGGTGATCGAGGCGCGGATCGCGCCGGATGACATCGACGATCTTCGGACGGGCCAGAACGCGCAGATTCGCTTCGCCAGTCTGCATGAGCGCGACCTGCCTATCATGACTGGACAGGTTACACGCCTATCCGCCGACAGCTTCCAGGATGAGAAGACGGGACTGTCTTATTATACTGCCGAGATCACCGTCCTGCCCAAGGAACTGGAAGCGATCCGGAAGGTGCGGGGCCGCGATTTCGCGCTTCGCGCGGGGATGCCGGTCCAAGCGCTGATACCTCTGCGCAAGCGCACCGCCCTGCAATATGTGTTCGAGCCGCTCACGCAGCTGCTCTGGCTGTCTTTCCGCGAGCATTGA
- the pelF gene encoding GT4 family glycosyltransferase PelF gives MMDDGDECDVCLIVEGAYPFVVGGVSNWLQDLILSMPDVRFSVIAIKAGATIQPWRMVPPPNVAQIIEVPLIVEPSPPRRFPPRQMRLIGRLLLAFLSTGGKDDLVRLTEALANLKPTPTAGDLLSNGEMFAVFTRYYDTAFRSASFHHFFWAMRVLLGGLIKMLLTPLPRARVYHTISTGFAGLLAARAAYETGRPAFITEHGIYLLERQIEIMMADWIGDQIDTGLALDRGGHDLRDLWLAVFETYTRACYDACNPIVALYTANNETQRRHGARPDRLRVIPNGIDPGNFAHIDRLCDPVRPLVALIGRVVPIKDIKTFIRAAAIVLGDMPQTRFVILGPLDEDPDYADDCETLVKELGIDGAVRFEGRVNVTDWMPRIDLLVLTSLSEAQPLVILEGGACGIPAIAPDVGSCRELIEGRRRGAEPRGGIVTELVNPDDTAQAILSLLRDPSTRRAMGEALRDRVFSDYDRSAIIAEYRKIYEELGAAPRFPELQ, from the coding sequence ATGATGGACGACGGCGACGAGTGCGATGTGTGCCTGATCGTCGAGGGAGCCTATCCATTCGTTGTCGGCGGCGTTTCAAACTGGTTGCAGGACCTGATCCTCAGCATGCCGGACGTCCGCTTTTCCGTGATCGCGATCAAGGCTGGCGCTACGATTCAGCCCTGGCGCATGGTCCCGCCGCCCAATGTGGCGCAGATCATTGAAGTTCCGCTGATCGTAGAGCCATCGCCGCCGCGGCGCTTTCCGCCCAGGCAAATGCGGCTGATCGGCCGTTTATTGCTCGCATTTCTCTCCACTGGCGGCAAGGACGACCTGGTGCGGTTGACCGAGGCGCTGGCGAACCTGAAACCCACCCCAACGGCCGGTGACCTGCTCTCCAACGGTGAAATGTTCGCGGTGTTCACCCGTTATTATGACACGGCGTTCCGCTCCGCCTCATTCCATCATTTTTTCTGGGCGATGCGCGTGTTGCTGGGCGGCTTGATCAAGATGCTGCTGACGCCGTTGCCAAGGGCGCGAGTCTATCACACCATATCGACTGGGTTCGCCGGGCTTCTCGCTGCCCGCGCAGCCTATGAAACGGGACGTCCGGCCTTCATCACGGAACATGGCATTTATCTGCTCGAAAGGCAGATAGAGATCATGATGGCGGACTGGATCGGCGATCAGATCGATACCGGCCTTGCGCTGGATCGCGGGGGACATGACCTGCGCGATCTTTGGCTTGCCGTGTTCGAGACCTATACGCGCGCCTGTTACGATGCCTGCAACCCGATAGTAGCGCTCTACACCGCGAATAATGAAACGCAGCGGCGTCACGGCGCGCGTCCTGACCGTCTGAGAGTCATTCCTAATGGGATCGACCCGGGGAACTTCGCGCATATTGACCGTCTCTGCGATCCGGTGCGGCCGCTCGTCGCATTGATCGGCCGAGTGGTGCCGATCAAGGATATCAAGACCTTCATTCGAGCGGCGGCTATTGTTCTAGGCGATATGCCGCAGACCCGCTTCGTCATTCTTGGGCCGCTAGATGAAGACCCGGATTATGCTGATGATTGTGAGACGCTGGTGAAGGAACTCGGCATCGATGGCGCCGTCCGCTTTGAAGGACGCGTGAATGTGACGGACTGGATGCCGCGCATCGACTTATTGGTCCTGACCAGCCTGTCGGAAGCCCAGCCGCTCGTCATATTGGAGGGCGGGGCGTGCGGAATCCCTGCCATTGCGCCCGATGTCGGCAGCTGCCGCGAACTGATCGAAGGCCGCCGCCGGGGCGCCGAGCCGCGTGGCGGGATCGTCACTGAGTTGGTCAATCCAGATGATACAGCCCAGGCGATCCTGAGCTTGTTGCGGGATCCTTCGACGCGGCGAGCGATGGGCGAGGCGCTGCGTGATCGCGTCTTTAGTGACTATGATCGCAGCGCCATTATCGCGGAATATCGCAAGATCTATGAGGAATTGGGCGCGGCCCCGCGCTTTCCCGAACTCCAATAG
- a CDS encoding RNA pyrophosphohydrolase — MASVPNDSELGYRPCVGVMLVNMDGKVFVGQRIDSEVEAWQMPQGGIDDGEDEKAAALRELGEETGIGRDHVEIIAKARDEHFYDLPSELVGKLWGGKFRGQRQIWFLARFLGGDHDINIATHEPEFSEWKWINPEALPDVIVPFKRKLYRDILQEFKALI, encoded by the coding sequence ATGGCGTCAGTGCCAAATGATTCGGAGCTTGGATACCGGCCTTGCGTCGGTGTGATGCTCGTCAACATGGATGGGAAGGTCTTCGTCGGACAGCGGATCGACAGCGAAGTCGAGGCTTGGCAGATGCCGCAAGGCGGCATCGACGATGGCGAGGATGAGAAGGCAGCCGCTTTGCGCGAACTGGGCGAGGAAACTGGCATCGGGCGTGACCATGTCGAGATCATCGCGAAAGCGCGCGACGAGCATTTCTACGACCTGCCATCTGAGCTTGTCGGAAAGCTCTGGGGTGGAAAATTCCGCGGCCAGCGGCAAATCTGGTTCCTCGCCCGTTTTCTGGGCGGCGATCATGATATCAATATCGCTACCCACGAACCGGAATTTTCCGAGTGGAAGTGGATCAATCCAGAGGCGTTGCCGGACGTTATCGTGCCGTTCAAGCGCAAGCTTTACCGGGATATCCTGCAGGAATTTAAAGCATTGATTTGA
- a CDS encoding cobyric acid synthase — protein sequence MAALMLQGTGSDVGKSVLVAGLCRALVHRGFRVRPFKPQNMSNNAAVTIDGGEIGRAQALQALAAGVEPHSDMNPVLLKPQADRTSQLVVHGKVRGSLGAGNFRTARGELLEAVMESYHRLRQQCDIVVVEGAGSPAEINLRAGDIANMGFARAADVPVVLVGDIDRGGVIAAIAGTKAVIDPADAAMIRGFLINKFRGDPALFEDGYRQIEELSGWRGLGVIPWLKATARLPSEDAVVLERANEKSGERLVIACPILPRIANFDDLDPFKLEPAVDLVMVPPGQPIPAEASLIVVPGSKATIADLRALRSEGWDIDILAHHRRGKPILGICGGYQMLGRTITDPEGIEGTPETIQGLGLLDVETRLAASKSLERVSGRAVEQSFSGYEMHVGITTGPDCARPFAELDSGRSDGAISADGRISGTYVHGLFASTDLRRAMMGTIGGQSARENYDSSVNQALDEIAAQLEEHTDIRAMIAIATGQ from the coding sequence ATGGCTGCGCTCATGCTTCAGGGGACAGGGTCCGACGTCGGCAAATCAGTGTTGGTCGCAGGGCTGTGCAGAGCCCTCGTCCATCGCGGCTTTCGGGTGCGTCCGTTCAAGCCCCAGAATATGTCGAACAATGCCGCCGTCACCATCGACGGTGGGGAAATCGGACGGGCACAAGCTTTGCAGGCGCTGGCGGCGGGCGTGGAGCCGCACAGCGACATGAACCCGGTACTGCTGAAGCCACAGGCCGACCGAACTTCGCAACTGGTCGTGCATGGAAAGGTTCGCGGTTCTCTAGGCGCAGGGAACTTCCGGACAGCGCGTGGCGAATTGCTCGAGGCGGTAATGGAGAGCTATCACCGGCTCCGCCAGCAGTGCGATATCGTTGTGGTCGAGGGCGCCGGGTCGCCTGCAGAAATCAATCTGCGGGCGGGGGACATCGCCAATATGGGCTTCGCTCGCGCTGCCGATGTGCCGGTGGTCCTCGTCGGCGACATAGACCGGGGCGGCGTGATTGCGGCGATTGCAGGGACAAAGGCTGTCATCGATCCCGCCGATGCCGCGATGATCCGTGGATTCCTGATCAACAAGTTTCGCGGCGATCCTGCCTTATTCGAGGACGGTTATCGCCAGATCGAGGAACTGTCAGGATGGCGGGGATTGGGTGTAATTCCCTGGTTGAAAGCGACGGCTAGACTACCGAGCGAAGATGCGGTCGTGCTGGAGCGAGCAAATGAAAAGAGCGGTGAGCGGTTGGTGATCGCGTGCCCCATCCTGCCGCGCATCGCCAATTTCGACGATCTTGATCCGTTCAAGCTGGAACCGGCAGTCGATCTTGTCATGGTACCACCCGGCCAGCCCATACCGGCGGAGGCTAGCCTGATTGTCGTGCCGGGATCGAAGGCGACGATCGCCGATCTTCGAGCGCTTCGATCGGAAGGGTGGGACATCGATATCCTAGCTCATCATCGTCGGGGAAAACCCATCTTGGGCATCTGCGGCGGTTATCAAATGCTTGGCCGAACGATCACTGATCCGGAGGGTATCGAGGGCACGCCTGAGACGATCCAAGGTCTCGGGTTACTCGATGTCGAGACGCGGTTAGCCGCTTCCAAATCCCTGGAACGTGTGAGCGGGCGTGCCGTTGAGCAGAGCTTCAGCGGATATGAAATGCATGTCGGCATCACCACCGGACCTGACTGCGCACGACCATTCGCAGAACTGGACAGCGGTCGATCCGATGGCGCAATCAGCGCTGACGGACGAATATCCGGCACTTATGTCCACGGGTTGTTCGCCAGTACCGATCTCCGCAGGGCGATGATGGGGACCATAGGCGGGCAGTCTGCGCGAGAGAATTATGACTCCTCCGTTAATCAGGCACTCGACGAGATAGCAGCGCAACTGGAAGAACATACCGATATTCGCGCTATGATCGCGATCGCCACGGGCCAGTGA
- a CDS encoding arginine N-succinyltransferase, with translation MSFVMRTARLDDLQTLYELAKITGGGFTNLPADRHALEQKLKRTEIALDRDTDEVEDDLIVLVLENSATGQVRGTCQIFSKVGQSSPFYSYRLGVMTQHSRELSRTFRAQMLSLVTDLEGSTEVGGLFLHPRERAEGLGLLLARSRYLYIRNHRSRFGDRVIAELRGVIDEAGGSPFWDGLAGRFFGMSFQEADEFNAIHGNQFIADLMPKTPIYTAMLNDSARSVIGMPHPNGRAAMRMLETEGFSDPGYVDIFDGGPTMVGQINSLQTIIHAQDVALAAVHDSGGEKQLVAAGQLANFRCTYGFVRRNDGEAISIDKESAARLGLEIGQRFTMVARA, from the coding sequence TTGAGCTTCGTTATGCGAACGGCGCGTTTGGATGATCTTCAAACCCTGTATGAACTAGCGAAAATAACGGGAGGCGGGTTCACCAACCTGCCAGCGGATCGACATGCACTCGAGCAAAAGCTGAAAAGAACAGAAATCGCTCTGGACCGGGACACCGACGAGGTCGAAGACGATTTGATCGTGCTGGTGCTGGAGAACAGCGCGACGGGTCAAGTTCGCGGCACCTGTCAGATCTTCAGCAAGGTAGGTCAAAGCTCGCCCTTCTATTCCTATCGCCTGGGCGTCATGACGCAACATAGCCGGGAGCTGTCGCGCACGTTCCGCGCGCAGATGCTCTCGCTGGTCACGGACCTTGAGGGCTCTACCGAAGTCGGGGGCCTGTTCCTGCACCCGCGCGAGCGAGCCGAAGGTCTAGGCTTGCTGCTCGCCCGCAGCCGATATCTCTATATTCGGAACCATCGTTCACGTTTCGGAGATCGAGTGATTGCGGAATTGCGCGGCGTCATTGATGAAGCAGGCGGCTCGCCCTTCTGGGATGGGCTTGCTGGGCGCTTCTTCGGCATGAGCTTTCAGGAGGCGGACGAGTTCAACGCTATCCATGGGAACCAATTCATCGCCGATCTGATGCCCAAGACGCCGATCTACACCGCCATGCTCAACGACAGCGCTCGGTCCGTGATTGGCATGCCTCATCCCAACGGCCGCGCTGCGATGCGGATGCTGGAGACGGAAGGGTTCAGCGATCCCGGCTATGTCGATATTTTTGACGGTGGTCCCACCATGGTTGGTCAGATCAACTCGCTTCAGACCATCATTCACGCACAGGACGTCGCATTGGCAGCTGTCCACGACAGCGGCGGAGAAAAACAGCTTGTTGCCGCCGGACAGCTTGCCAACTTTCGCTGTACCTATGGCTTTGTCCGCCGAAACGATGGCGAGGCAATATCAATCGACAAGGAGAGTGCCGCGCGACTGGGACTGGAAATTGGACAACGGTTCACGATGGTGGCGCGCGCATGA
- a CDS encoding type I secretion system permease/ATPase, protein MMLDLGHPSDIMAQALSSCRRHFLSSLIFSALLNLLYIAPVLYMLQVYDRVVSEHGTTTLLFLTLILLISLAALSLLEFVRSRLLVRASVRLDRQLSGVLLDTTLMRRGPTADTMNKQVLREFDTLRQALTGPTILTIFDIPWSPIYVIICFIIHPAIAALAVAGGAVLLFITFRNERQTSQPLTRANEAASKAYVSQEQTLAGAEIIRALGMRQALVHRHLAERQTMLRLQTEASFAGGRHVALSKFIRLSLQSLALGLGAWLAVNNAISAGAIFAASFLVGRALAPIDQLLNTWRSFVKARGSYETLNDLLAAREADIALTQLPAPAGRIVAEHVTLLSANQEAAILADISFAVEPGEVIAIVGPSGAGKSTLLRMLSGASRPHRGTIRFDGADIRDWDTERLAPYVGYLPQDTSLFPGSIRDNIARFQNCLSNDESAIDAAVVEAARASGVHDMILRLSGGYNQMLGWGGRGLSAGQAQRVGLARALYGNPHIIFLDEPNAHLDAEGEVQLVATLADLKKKNASVIVVAHRMGILGVVDKIMVMRDGRIETFGPRDEVLGRLKAIRSNDQNPVKVAEA, encoded by the coding sequence ATGATGCTGGACCTTGGTCATCCATCGGATATCATGGCCCAGGCGCTTTCGTCCTGCCGCCGGCATTTCCTGTCATCTCTGATTTTCAGCGCGTTGCTCAACCTACTCTATATCGCGCCAGTTCTTTACATGTTGCAGGTCTATGATCGGGTCGTGTCGGAGCATGGGACGACGACGCTCTTATTCCTGACGCTGATCCTCCTCATCTCCCTTGCGGCGCTGTCTCTGCTGGAGTTTGTGCGATCGCGACTGCTGGTCCGGGCCAGCGTGCGGCTCGACAGGCAGCTGTCCGGAGTTCTGTTGGACACCACCCTGATGCGGCGCGGCCCTACCGCGGACACAATGAACAAGCAGGTCTTGCGCGAATTCGACACGCTTCGCCAAGCGTTGACCGGGCCGACGATCCTGACGATCTTCGACATCCCCTGGAGCCCGATCTACGTGATCATTTGCTTCATCATTCATCCGGCAATAGCCGCGTTGGCGGTGGCGGGCGGCGCGGTGCTGCTTTTTATCACATTCAGGAATGAGCGGCAGACCAGCCAGCCGCTGACCCGCGCCAATGAAGCAGCAAGCAAGGCTTATGTGAGCCAGGAGCAAACGCTCGCCGGAGCGGAGATCATCCGTGCGCTGGGAATGCGGCAGGCGTTGGTTCACCGCCATCTGGCCGAGCGCCAGACGATGCTGCGTCTCCAGACCGAAGCGAGCTTTGCGGGCGGGCGTCATGTGGCGCTTAGCAAGTTCATCCGGCTTTCGCTACAGTCACTTGCACTGGGCTTGGGCGCTTGGCTGGCCGTTAACAACGCCATTTCAGCAGGAGCGATCTTCGCGGCGTCTTTCCTTGTCGGCCGTGCATTGGCGCCCATCGATCAGTTACTGAATACATGGCGCAGCTTCGTGAAGGCGCGTGGCAGCTATGAGACGCTCAACGACCTTCTCGCAGCACGCGAAGCGGATATCGCGCTCACACAGTTGCCGGCGCCTGCCGGCCGGATTGTCGCGGAACATGTGACATTGCTGAGCGCGAACCAAGAGGCGGCGATCCTTGCCGACATCAGTTTCGCCGTCGAGCCGGGCGAAGTCATCGCGATCGTGGGCCCGAGCGGCGCGGGCAAATCGACATTGCTGCGCATGTTGTCGGGGGCAAGTCGGCCACATCGGGGCACGATCAGGTTCGACGGAGCGGACATCCGCGACTGGGACACTGAACGCCTTGCTCCCTATGTCGGCTATCTGCCGCAGGATACGTCGCTATTCCCGGGATCCATCAGGGACAATATCGCTCGTTTCCAGAACTGCCTCAGCAACGACGAAAGCGCGATCGATGCCGCAGTGGTGGAAGCGGCCCGGGCAAGCGGCGTGCATGACATGATCCTCCGGCTATCCGGCGGATATAACCAGATGCTGGGCTGGGGCGGACGCGGTTTGTCCGCTGGGCAAGCGCAACGGGTCGGGCTCGCCCGCGCCCTATATGGGAACCCGCACATCATCTTCCTCGACGAGCCGAATGCACATCTGGACGCGGAGGGCGAAGTGCAGTTGGTCGCCACGCTGGCGGATCTCAAGAAGAAGAACGCGTCTGTCATCGTTGTGGCGCACCGAATGGGGATATTGGGCGTGGTCGATAAGATCATGGTGATGCGCGACGGCCGGATCGAAACCTTTGGACCACGGGACGAGGTGCTCGGCCGTCTCAAGGCCATCCGATCCAATGATCAAAATCCGGTCAAGGTCGCGGAAGCATGA